In Oryza sativa Japonica Group chromosome 2, ASM3414082v1, the following are encoded in one genomic region:
- the LOC4328266 gene encoding L-arabinokinase, which produces MRIRGDGGGDEEEAAMAVVSAPPQHLVFAYYITGHGFGHATRALEVVRHLIAAGHDVHVVTGAPEFVFTTEISSPNLHIRKVLLDCGAVQADALTVDRLASLEKYHQTAVMPRESILRTEVEWLNTIKADLVVSDVVPVACRAAADAGIRSVCVTNFSWDFIYAEYVVVAGHHHRSIVWQIAEDYSHCEFLLRLPGYCPMPAFRDVIDVPLVVRRLHKSRSEVRKELGIKDDVKVVIFNFGGQPAGWKLKKEWLPDGWLCLVCGASETQELPPNFIKLAKDAYTPDLMAASDCMLGKIGYGTVSEALAYKLPFVFVRRDYFNEEPFLRNMLEHYQCGVEMVRRDLLTGHWKPYLQRAMTLHPCYDGPINGGEVAAHILQDTAVGKKYISGKLSGARRLRDAIVLGYQLQRAPGRDVGIPDWYSVSEKEIGVRPAPTYHEVNGSAESSFEDFEILHGDIQGLTDTMAFLTSLSGLVGNDPRSPEKQSRERVAASVFFDWEEEIYVARAPGRLDVMGGIADYSGSLVLQMPIREACHVAIQRSNPMKQKLWKHTQARQLANGRAVPLLQIVSFGSELSNRAPTFDMDLSDFMDGDKPISYDKAKEYFSQDPSQKWAAYVAGTILVLMTELGVVFTDSMSILVSSSVPEGKGVSSSASVEVASMSAIAAAYGLNIPPRDLAILCQKVENRIVGAPCGVMDQMTSACGEANKLLAMICQPAEVKELVSIPTHIRFWGLDSGIRHSVGGTDYGSVRVGTYMGRKMIKCAASDLLSESLPSCPPIQSGNTNSDEYEEHGVDLLKSEASLEYLCNLPPHRYEAVYARDIPEIITGDAFLEKYGDHNDAVTTVDPKRSYCVKAPTRHPIYENFRVEAFKALLTAAKTVEQLSALGELMYQCHYSYNACGLGSDGTDRLVNMVQEVQHRKTSQDGGPSLFGAKITGGGSGGSVCVIGKNCLKSSEEIFEIQKRYKAATGYLPIVFEGSSPGAGKFGYLKIRRRST; this is translated from the exons atgaggatTCGGGGAGACGGCGGAggtgatgaggaggaggcggcgatggcggtggtgtcggcgccgccgcagcatcTGGTCTTCGCGTACTACATCACCGGCCATGGCTTCGGCCACGCCACCCGCGCGCTCGAG GTGGTGAGGCACCTGATCGCGGCGGGGCACGACGTGCACGTGGTCACCGGCGCGCCGGAGTTCGTCTTCACCACCGAGATCAGCTCGCCCAACCTCCACATCCGCAAGGTGCTCCTCGACTGCGGCGCCGTCCAGGCCGACGCCCTCACCGTCGATCGCCTCGCCTCCCTCGAGAAG TATCATCAGACGGCCGTGATGCCACGCGAATCGATTCTGAGGACTGAGGTGGAATGGCTCAACACGATCAAGGCCGACCTAGTG GTTTCAGATGTCGTCCCCGTCGCGTGCAGGGCGGCTGCGGATGCTGGCATTCGATCGGTGTGCGTCACCAATTTCAG CTGGGACTTCATTTATGCAGAGTATGTCGTAGTAGCTGGACATCATCATCGCTCAATTGTGTGGCAG ATAGCAGAAGATTATTCACATTGTGAATTCTTACTACGACTCCCTGGATACTGCCCTA TGCCTGCTTTCCGTGATGTCATTGATGTTCCTCTTGTGGTGAGAAGATTGCATAAATCTAGATCTGAG GTGAGGAAGGAATTAGGAATTAAAGATGATGTTAAGGTGGTCATTTTCAACTTTGGAGGACAG CCTGCAGGATGGAAACTGAAGAAAGAATGGCTGCCTGATGGTTGGCTCTGTTTG GTATGTGGTGCATCTGAAACTCAAGAGCTTCCACCAAATTTCATTAAACTTGCAAAGGACGCCTATACACCTGATTTGATGGCAGCATCTGACTGCATGCTTG GGAAAATTGGATATGGCACTGTGAGTGAGGCTTTGGCTTACAAGCTGCCATTTGTATTTGTTCGTAGAGATTATTTCAATGAAGAGCCGTTTTTGAGGAATATGCTTGAG CATTATCAATGTGGCGTTGAGATGGTACGGAGGGATTTACTTACTGGACACTGGAAACCTTATCTGCAACGTGCTATGACACTTCATCCATGCTATGATGGTCCAATAAATGGTGGTGAG GTGGCTGCACATATCCTCCAGGACACTGCTGTTGGCAAGAAGTATATTTCTGGCAAG TTGAGCGGAGCAAGACGTTTGCGTGATGCCATAGTGCTAGGATATCAACTACAAAGGGCTCCAGGGAGAGATGTCGGAATTCCTGACTGGTATTCTGTGTCTGAGAAAGAAATCGGTGTTCGTCCAGCACCAACATATCATGAGGTTAATGGAAGTGCAGAGTC ATCTTTTGAGGACTTCGAGATACTCCATGGGGACATACAAGGATTAACTGATACAATGGCATTTTTAACTAGTTTATCAGGACTTGTTGGAAATGATCCAAGGAGCCCTGAGAAGCAATCTCGAGAGAGGGTTGCTGCTTCTGTTTTCTTTGATTGGGAG GAGGAAATATATGTTGCAAGAGCACCTGGACGTTTAGATGTCATGGGTGGCATCGCAGATTATTCAGGAAGTCTTGTATTACAG ATGCCCATTCGAGAGGCTTGTCATGTTGCTATTCAGAGAAGTAATCCTATGAAGCAGAAGCTATGGAAGCATACACAAGCTAGGCAACTAGCAAATGGCAGAGCAGTGCCGTTGTTACAAATT GTATCATTTGGTTCTGAATTGAGTAATCGTGCACCAACCTTTGATATGGACCTGTCTGATTTTATGGATGGTGACAAACCAATATCCTATGATAAGGCCAAAGAATATTTCTCTCAGGACCCATCCCAAAA ATGGGCTGCATATGTTGCTGGAACAATCCTTGTGTTGATGACCGAGCTAGGTGTGGTCTTCACAGACAGCATGAGCATTCTG GTTTCTTCATCAGTTCCTGAAGGTAAAGGTGTCTCCTCTTCTGCATCAGTGGAGGTTGCCAGTATGTCTGCTATTGCTGCTGCCTATG GTCTAAATATCCCTCCACGGGATCTTGCCATACTCTGCCAAAAG GTTGAGAATCGCATTGTTGGAGCACCTTGTGGTGTAATGGATCAAATGACATCTGCTTGTGGAGAAGCTAACAAACTTCTTGCAATGATTTGTCAG CCTGCAGAAGTGAAAGAGTTGGTCAGCATTCCAACTCACATTCGATTTTGGGGTCTTGACTCTGGGATACGACATAG TGTTGGTGGGACTGATTATGGCTCTGTAAGGGTAGGCACTTACATGGGACGCAAGATGATCAAGTGTGCTGCATCTGATCTTCTTTCAGAATCATTACCCTCCTGTCCTCCTATTCAATCAGGCAACACAAATTCTGATGAATACGAAGAACATGGTGTAGATCTTTTGAAATCTGAAGCGTCGCTGGAGTATTTATGCAACCTACCACCTCATAG ATATGAAGCTGTTTACGCGAGAGATATTCCAGAGATCATAACCGGGGATGCATTTTTGGAGAAGTATGGAGATCATAATGATGCAGTAACAACTGTTGACCCAAAACGATCTTACTGTGTGAAGGCTCCTACTAGACATCCTATATACGAGAACTTCCGAGTTGAG GCCTTCAAAGCATTGCTAACAGCAGCCAAAACAGTTGAGCAACTTTCGGCCCTTGGAGAATTGATGTATCAG TGCCACTACAGCTACAATGCTTGTGGGCTTGGTTCTGATGGAACCGACAGGCTTGTTAATATGGTACAAGAAGTCCAGCACAGGAAGACCTCACAGGATGGTGGTCCTAGTTTATTTGGTGCAAAGATAACTGGTGGAGGATCTGGGGGCTCGGTTTGTGTCATTGGGAAAAATTGCTTGAAAAGCAGTGAAGAGATTTTTGAG ATTCAGAAGAGATACAAAGCTGCTACCGGGTACCTACCAATTGTTTTCGAGGGCTCATCTCCAGGTGCAGGCAAGTTTGGATACCTGAAGATTCGACGGCGATCCACATAG
- the LOC4328267 gene encoding uncharacterized protein: MSRRFLHLLVKKPTPWGSEEFGLRRIDMSRFFPPRKPTGGGDGSAAADRPRLAPVAAAMVDAQLPRAGEAIYRPQGHGWGRCGAMILGGGKDKVVGVDGEYRSFLLILFKCGAHAVRLLPHMRATKRCPIAFTVGDGVYVMEAAAPEPARMRGAEHCFEALVHGLPPAPPRGGATIIEDWHWRSLTAPPYVLDPDGDDGPARVAAHAVVRDSQIWVSTERHGTFTFDTASGAWSKAGDWALPFRGRAEHVPEHSLWFGFSPHHDGHLCASDLTATPPSLRHTWRYRPPHKDWPAPVASYLVQLGGGRLCVAELFETTRVEVGGRPLDTNKKASLKTTTRRWGFNAAATAGEEEEEETEVRERFAVVTGVEVEASASGKAPLRMARRAVRRYVLSTETVVTREARRRSSWRRGRPRKDDDETLHWVF, encoded by the coding sequence ATGAGCCGCCGGTTTCTGCATCTGCTGGTGAAGAAACCCACACCGTGGGGCAGCGAGGAGTTCGGGCTCCGCCGCATCGACATGTCGCGCTTCTTCCCGCCGAGAAAGCCAACcggcgggggcgacggatcAGCCGCCGCAGATCGCCCGCGCCtggcgccggtggcggcagcgATGGTGGACGCGCAGCTAcctcgcgccggcgaggccatcTATAGACCCCAGGGCCACGGCTGGGGCAGGTGCGGTGCGATGATCCTAGGTGGCGGCAAGGACAAGGTGGTCGGTGTGGACGGCGAGTACCGCAGCTTCCTGCTGATCCTGTTCAAGTGCGGCGCCCACGccgtccgcctcctcccccacaTGCGCGCGACCAAGCGGTGCCCCATCGCCTTCaccgtcggcgacggcgtctacgtcatggaggcggcggcgccggagccggcgcGGATGCGCGGGGCGGAGCACTGCTTCGAGGCGCTCGTCCACGgcctcccgccggcgccgccgcggggtgGCGCCACCATCATCGAGGACTGGCACTGGCGCTCCCTCACGGCGCCGCCCTACGTTCTCGaccccgacggcgacgacgggcccgcccgcgtcgccgcccacgCGGTGGTCCGCGACTCCCAAATCTGGGTGTCCACGGAGCGGCACGGGACGTTCACCTTCgacacggcgagcggcgcgtgGTCCAAGGCCGGCGACTGGGCGCTCCCGTTCCGCGGCCGCGCCGAGCACGTCCCGGAGCACAGCCTCTGGTTCGGCTTCTCCCCTCACCACGACGGCCACCTCTGCGCCTCCGACCTCACCGCCACGCCCCCGTCGCTGCGCCACACATGGAGGTACCGCCCGCCGCACAAGGATTGGCCGGCCCCGGTGGCGTCCTACCTCGTCCAGCTCGGTGGCGGCAGGCTGTGCGTCGCCGAGCTGTTCGAGACGACGCGCGtcgaggtgggaggacgaccactCGATACCAACAAGAAGGCTTCATtgaagacgacgacgcggcgctgGGGATTcaatgccgccgccaccgccggcgaggaggaggaggaggagacggaggTGAGGGAGAGGTTCGCGGTGGTGACCggagtggaggtggaggcgtcgGCGAGCGGCAAGGCGCCGCTGCGCATGGCGAGGCGCGCCGTGAGGCGGTACGTGCTCTCCACCGAGACGGTCGTCACGCGCGAGGCCAGACGACGCAGCAgctggcggcgcggccggccgaggaaggacgacgacgagacgCTGCACTGGGTGTTCTGA
- the LOC4328268 gene encoding uncharacterized protein, translating to MMVGFMGKRKELDQVVDGLSDFSLSGPAAKSRRLDIGLPPIMEEETPGPSMPFGHEMLGEEIHSVVSMPIIEDMLGGAMESHPSSEDKALVLYKSVDNTACIGPGTSNPSIIISPDLIRSLKNQAFMQRNFHGLEDKSPGCSNFLALVPWTPPQIATVSNWSASDSEKREFFEVPMESDETEVDSMDVEESPEANVAAIDGESLHQWQQHCMTPSSLPNPSAPVMWSR from the exons ATGATGGTGGGGTTcatggggaagaggaaggagctgGACCAGGTGGTGGACGGCCTCTCCGACTTCTCCCTCTCCGGCCCCGCCGCCAAGAGCCGCAGATTG GATATTGGGCTTCCACCTATTATGGAAGAAGAGACGCCAGGTCCTTCCATGCCATTTGGACATGAGATGCTAGGAGAGGAAATCCACAGTGTTGTTAGCATGCCCATTATAGAAGACATGCTGGGAGGTGCCATGGAATCTCATCCATCAAGTGAGGACAAGGCACTTGTTTTATACAAGTCAGTAGATAACACTGCATGCATTGGTCCTGGGACCTCGAACCCTTCAATCATAATCAGTCCAGACTTGATACGTAGTCTAAAGA ATCAGGCTTTTATGCAAAGGAACTTTCACGGGCTGGAGGACAAATCTCCTGGGTGCAGCAACTTCTTGGCTTTAGTTCCTTGGACACCACCACAAATTGCCACGGTATCTAATTGGTCTGCTTCAGATTCAGAAAAGAGAGAATTCTTCGAAGTGCCAATGGAGTCTGATGAGACAGAAGTCGATTCTATGGACGTTGAGGAATCTCCGGAAGCAAATGTCGCAGCAATCGATGGCGAAAGCCTTCACCAGTGGCAACAACACTGCATGACCCCATCGTCGCTACCAAACCCTTCAGCACCTGTTATGTGGTCAAGGTGA